Sequence from the Mixophyes fleayi isolate aMixFle1 chromosome 4, aMixFle1.hap1, whole genome shotgun sequence genome:
TGCTGCTACTCTCCTAGTGACTCCATCCTTCCCTGTTACTATGGAAACAAATGTAAGTAATTCCATATAAGGGGTCATAGAAATAAAACTGGGTAAACTCTTATGAAGGGTATAGGAGACTACAATGAGATATTGTAGTCTCCTGTACCCATTCAGATACTGCTGAAGCACCTAAGTGGCCTTCTTTTAGAGGTGACCCTTTAGAAGTAACACAAGAGTCACAGTGCAAACTGACTGGTTGGGGTCACAAGGGAGTGACTGGGGCAGGAAATGGCCGTAACCTGCATATAATATAGGCATGTTTTATGGGTTTCTTTCTGGCTGAGTCCCCCCTCCCACAATGTTTTTCCACTTGCCTGAACAGAATGATTACTAAAGATTGTCAGGCAAACCCACTGGACTGAGTACTACATTAAAGTTTTGCAACTTGTTCTCCAGTTGCATCTAAAAACTAGGACATGCATTTAAGATGTTCACTCTGAAGGTTGTCACATTCTACTAGGTGCAAATGTGTGGATGGTAATATAAGATGTTCAAATTTGTTTTCCTAGTATTGAGACAACAGTATTAGGAGTAAATTTCCAAATCTTGGCTGGGCATTGACTACATCTAATACTGTAAATAAGTTGTCTTCTAATAGAAAATGCATTAAACACTGCTTGTATTGAGTTAATCAAGCAAATTGATAGTATAAAGAACTAATTTATGTAGCACAAGGATGCTCTGCCATACCAGTGATGTATAATTCTACAGTAGCTTTATTGGCATTTGTACTTTGACCGTAGAATAAAAGCCTCCAAACCATACAGGACGGTCTGTCGGTCCTTAGCATGCAAGATCTGGCTTCATCTGTGAAATCAGACTAACTAGATAAATTCATTTTAGAATTTGAGGCAATCCAATTATAATGCAGTCTCTCTCTGACCCTGAACATTGGCCTGGACAAACCTGGCTTTGTATTACAAAACGTGATATGAATTGACTTCTTTACACCAAGCTGTTTCCATTGTGTCAAATTTCCCCTCCAGTGACTGCCCAGTGTACAGATGGTGGCCAGGTTCTAATCGCTATCTCCAAGGATCTGACTGTACCGTCCTTGCTCTTGGATTCAGCCGGTGTCCTCAATGTGGACTCCACTTCATGTCCCATGATGAGTGTTGCTAAGACTTCAGCTTTCATACTGTTCCAGTTTCCTCTTTCTTGTGGAGGAGCAAGTCAGGTAAGATTGCAGTGGAACTGAGCCTTAAAACTAAATAAACCAAGGGTTCCTACTTGTTTATGAACATATGATGTAGACCAGGTTGAGTCCTTGTGACTATCCCTTCAATTTTCTAATTTAATATGCTCCAGTCCAGATCTAGAGTATCAAATTTACTATGTATGTGTAGATGGAGATCCAGTGGCCTCTATGCTCTCCATAAAAACCTCACTTGGTGGTTGAAAGCTTCCTACACTCTAGGAATGTTTCCGTCTGCACTAATTTAGGTACTTAAAATGCTTAGTACCCCTATAAGTTATTTAAAGTTGGGTGTGTGAGGCTGCCAGCTCTTGGGAAATACCACATGTAAATGGCAACATTGTTTGGACTTGGGCTTTTACCAAACTCTGATGGCTGCCAGGTACACAAGCAGACTGGCATTGACAGTGTATTTTGTAGGTCTGACATGACTACAGGCCATTATTTCCACCAAACAAATTGTTCCATACAGCAAGTAGCAGCTGAAGGGGTTGTCTACATAGTAGATGAGTGGTGTCCCACGTGTCTGTATCTCCAAATTGGTTATAGTACTACAATTAAAAGACCGTGGCACTGTTATTGGAAGTTGCTATAGATACTTGTCTGTATAGGTCAGGTATTTATGTAGGATGGCAGGAGTTTAATATATATAGCATGATGCTAATCTTCGCCAGGTATCTGAGAATGCTATACTGTATGACAATACAGTTTATGCCACCAAGGATGTAAGGACATGGCAAGGCTCGTCAATCACCAGAGACAGTACACTGAGGTAAGACACACTGGTGTGTGCATTGGGTGATGCTGTACACAGAAACAAAAactaatattattttgttaatctaggCTGACTGTCCGCTGCAGCTATTCTCAGACTGGTGTGGTCCCGCTACAAGTGGAGGTTCTCACACTACCACCACCTCTTCCTGTCTCCACCTCAGGACCTCTTCTCCTGGAGATGAGGATAGCTCGAGGTAATGACTTGTGTATCTTCCATGCTGTAGGACACTGGAGAAATGTAATAACTAATTCATATGAGGCAGAGGAGCTCGTCTACAATAACACTTCTATAATCTGAAATTAAGACCTCAAGCTACCCATAATCCATGTTCAGGGCAGAAAAGTGTAGCTATTAAACAGTAGCTAGCATGTGACCTGGCTGCTGCCTGGTACATTGTGACTCTCATAGCTGCATCCAGGGTGCTTTTAAGAACTTCAGCTAGTGATTGTGCCCCTTGTTTCTTGTTGATGGGCTCAATCCATAAACCACACACTGGTCTTACCAACTATGCATCTGAGGCAGGAAAGGAAGTATGGAGCATGGGTTTGTTAATGGGAAGCTTTCATGTGTTGCAGTTCAAGAAGGTCAGAGATGGATGTGTGATCCTCAGTATGGGGATATTACTGTGGTATTTGGGAGGTCTGTCTACACATACCATGCTGTTGGCATAGCCTTTAACTTTCATTCAGCTTCAGTATTAAAAATGTCAGTGtgtaaaacaaaatttaaatgaaTGCCTATTGTATAGTTGTTAGATTTGCTTGTTTAAATGTTTGGGATGGATATCTTGCTTTGAAGAAACTTGGTTTCTAGATGGTTGTGGCAGGATAACACCATCAGTGTAGCTTCCATGACCTAGGCATCTGTCTGGTCTTCTGCAGTAAACCTGGGGAGTGTTGCAGCCTGCAAGGAAAGGTTAGTAGAGTAGTATCAGACAGTTAATAGGAGACTGAACTGACAGAGATCAATGTTTAAAGCTCTAATGCAAAGCAATGATTCCAGTAACAAAGTACTATAAACATGATCACATAAAGGGTTAGGTCTCCTATAGGCATGAATAAGATCTTTCACACAAACTTTCCAGTAAGCACAATTGCAGCTGCTGACAGTTCTGTAATTTGGCCTTGCACCATTTTTAGGCTGGGTAGAGAGACAAGCTAGCATCTGAGTTTGTGTATCTGCCCAATGTTAGAGTCTATTAGATATATTGTCTGTCTAAAGGTGACACGTCTAAGGTGTGCATGTACAAATTGTAACATGTAATTATTTTGCAGACATGCAGTATGCTTCATACTACTTGGATACAGAATACCCTGTGATCAAAGTACTCAGAGATCCAGTCTACTTGGAGGTCCGAATCCTACGAAGAACGGACCCAAACCTGGTCCTGATCCTATATGACTGCTGGGCTACTCCCTCTACAGATTCCACCCAACAAATCCAATGGCCCATACTCGTGGATAGGTAAGGCTGGAATACAAACTAGCACCATTCCTAGGCATGAGAATAAGATTCTTGTTGAGCTTGACTAAATGTCTTCCATTTCAGATGCCCTTTTGTTGGTGACAACTACCTCACTCAGCTGGTCCCAGTTGGGGCACCCTCACAGAACATGCCTTTCCCAACCCACTACCAGCGCTTCATTGTCAGCACCTTCACATTTGTGGATCAGAGTACCCAGACTGCTCTTGGTGGACTGGTAAGCCATTCATTAGATCTTATGCCTTTGTACCACTTCCTGGTCTATAGCGTCTGGTAAATGACCAAAGGTAGTTATGTCCTGATGTGTTTGAGCAGGTTTCTTTGCAGTAACTCTGGTTGTGGTCCTATAGGTCTACTTTCACTGCAGTGCCTCAGTGTGCATCCCATCTGCCACAGACTCGTGTACGGTGAAATGTGCTTCAAGGAAAAGTAAGTAGTATGTTCTGTATGAATCGCCACTAATGTCCCCAATATTAGGAATTCAGATGTCCCATTGGCTGTAAAAATATAAGCTGGATCAGCTTCTATTCTCTAGCAACTTGTGACTCACAACTGGCCTAAAGTCTTGAAATACAAAATTCTGCCTTCAACATTGTTATATGCTGCATCTTATAAACACTCTAGAACTACTAAATGAAATAATTGTGACTTATGCCAATTAAAGCTGCAGTTATCCCCTCTTGAGATGAGCTTAGGCCAGGTGTATACAAGAATCCCATGAATGAGTAACCCAGTTTCTGATAATAGAGGATCATCTGACCGTGTAATCACTAAATAGGCACTTGCCAAATCTAACATGGTTTCTCTTTGCAGAGAGAATGGCTGACAGATGGGCACCTGAAGATTCATTGACAACTGTCACTTCCAATGGACCTGTTCTATTTATTGCTGATGAGCTTGAAACAAGCCAGGACTTCAGTCGGAAGGAAGAAGGTAACGTTTTAAGAAAATTCTGCCATATTAAATTTTTATATAAACTCCTGATCTTGTAGTGTTTCTATCCAGTTGCCCTTCACCTTCTGAACCTGTAACTTACATTAAGTGGTATCTTTAACAGTTTACTTTATTTGGGAAGTGTGGCTTTATTCTATGGCCAGAACTGAGGTCACTGGTTGTGCTGGAATTTCAGTTCTTTTATGGGGCCTTCTACAGAGCATAACCTAGTTTCAATCAAATTGAAAAGGACACTTTTGTGGAATGTTGATCTACCACATCAAGTGAAATTTAAGTACCCGTGCAAGCTTCCAGTATAATAATAGTGGTATATATACCAGACTTCTGCACAAAGTCCTTGCCTATTTCTTGTACTACTATACTCAAACAAGGTGAAGCACATGGCTTAACTGTCCTAGTGTGAGATCTATTCGCTTACTCATAGTCTAATGGGCTCAGGTAATGCAGGTCCTTCAGAACATCATCCCTTTAGACATGTGCTAAATAACTGTAGGACTAATCAGTACATTCTTCCTACAGATCACCTTGGTTCCAGCTCTGACTTGACCTGGCTCAGAGGAGCAACGGCTGTGGGTGTCATCCTGGGAGTTACACTTGTCGCTATTTGTCTGTATAGAAGACAGAAAGGAGACGCGCTGTCCATTGTAAATGCTTAAATAAAATGGACTTTTCAAACCTTGTAGTGTATTTGTCAGCTGTAACCTTTCTGTAGCTTCCAAGATGACTACAATCATGTACTGTAAAAGCTACATTTAAATGAATACTACAAATATAGTAGTGCTCAAAGCACTGGCTATGAAGGTAACTCTTGGTGGCTGTTGCAGGCCTCCTTCAATCCCccaattaagaaaaataaataaactacatCAGTGcactgttttaattttatttaaaatgaacctACTGCACTGAAGACCTTATtcatttgtatgtattttattttgtttcctctTATGTAGGGATAAACATTCTGCATTAATCCTAGGGCTAAAAACTGGTTTTGCTACGGCTGCTCCATCCTTAATGGTAAAAAGGTTTTCACTTGACCTAATTACACCATGGAAATGGAAATGGTAAATGTAGGGTTTAAACATTCATGTGCTAATATAGCCGTATTCAGAATACACTGGATGAATGCCTGGCCACTATTGGTGCTGTTACATTGTCTATGTAACAAACATTCTTCAGTAGAAATACTTGTCCAAAACTAAAGaccactgtcactatgtctcatGTAGAGGCTATAACACTTCACTGTGCAGGGCATTGTCAATGTAACTTCCTGGTGTCTATGATCGTTCTAAACCTCATTGCCTAGCTCCTCTGGTAATCTTACAATGTGGGTTACTAGCAGTTAGGCTCCATTATTCTATACCTTAATTGTTTTTACCTCCATTGTCATGCTTATTGATGTGAGTCTTCTTGCAGCAAATGGAGTCTGGGCATGGCCTAGTCGTGACATTTTGGGTATGTCCCAAACATGGGATTTCACAATACTTGGAAAGTACTGAAAATGAGGCAGCAGGCACAACTGGGGTGGTTTAAAGCCTGTACAAAGGGTTAACTACTGAAGGATACATCCCTGAACTAGGCACAATTAAAGGACCACAGCACTGAATAACTGATCCTCTTGTAACAACTCTAAAACTGGAAACCGTTAGTGCAGTGCAAGTGGTATAAGAATATCATTTAAAGCTAATGCAGTGTTTAGCATGGTGTCTACTAAACATGTGCATGTGTCCTAATAAATTTAAATGTCACTGTAGGTCAGAACAGATAATAAAGTAATATCTGCAATGCAGATACAGTAtatgtccccctctccttcatgggcagcacagtggcctagtggttagcacttctgcctcactgtgctggggtcatgagttcgattcccgaccatggccttatctgtgtggagtttgtatgtgctccctgtgtttgcgtgggtttcctctgggtggtcaggtttcctcccacactccaaaaacatactggtaggtcaattggctgctataaaaaatttaccctagtgtgagtgtgtctatattagggaatttagactgtaaactccaatggggcagggactgatgtgaatgggttctctgtacagcgctgcggaattagtggcgctatataaataaatgataagacctGTTTGCTCCAGGAAAATACTCATGTTGGTGTCTGACATGCTACATTTCATTTTCTGCACGTACTGCTAGCAATATGTACTGTTTGGATTGTTTTTGGGGTAATGTACATACTGCTGTGTGTTAACCATGTTGTATTAAGGAGAAGTGTCTTCATACCACTGATGTACCACACATGACTTTTCTGGGGTCAGTTCCCCATCACGCTGTAGTTTGCCATAACCATCAGCAAATCTCTAGTGCAGGCTGGGATAAACGTAAGGCATCTACATCTCACATGGGATTCGAACAGCTGATGCAGAACTGTCCAATATACAGATTACTACCGGAAGAACTTGTAAACTTGTTACAAAGAAGCAtcaatattatatattgatggGGCAGACTGGTGGCACAAtggctagcattgctgcctcacaatgGGTTTTATTCCAAGAaaggccttatctgtatggagtttgtaaatTAATACTCATATGAGTTTGGGAACAGTGTAAGCCCCACAGGGGTAGGGATGAATTTGAATGGTTAAATATTCTTGGTAAGTAATGGGTAGGTACTATCCAAATAACTATATAACCACACGTTTTAAGTGAAGCAGAAATTTAAAGCCATTAAAGTAGAACACAACATGCTAATCTGAGTTTTAGGAAATATCTGTCTTTACATTAAGAAGACTATTAGGAGTCCTTGAggacttggtctgcagccttgtGCTTTTTGTTGTGGAAGTCCTCAGTGGCAtctaatatttttatacatttatggaATAGTGTAATGACCTATTATATAATAGGtcccattacagttctggaattATTGATGTATCCATACAtacttttttgattgaaaaagtaactttatttgtataaaggtacaaaaaaacacaataaattacATTCAAGTGCATGCAATACActaacataatcattcatacattttagcACAATACAAGACATAAGATATGACCTACACTATACAtcgagtactgcactaaccatgaaAACTTTAACGATATAACCTCTTCAAAAAtcaatggatgtgaggggacgGCAGGTGAGACGTAGGGAAGTCACAAGCctgaagctttattgaggacagacacaaaaataGGGAAGGCAAGACATGCAATAaaacttcaagcagtgatgggggaatgggttggagggggagacAAGCCCAAGGCTTTATTGAATGGACAggcacatagggggagaaggagaagagggagacagaaaaattaataatCTTTCTCAGGACTGTCCATGGTTTTATAGTCCCTTAGAAGgatgtggatcagcctgcgacagtcctggatggtcatcttctcctgcTTCAAAATGAGgcagtacacatatattacacTTGGTGGCCACGTCATTGGGTActcctttctagtactgggtagggcCACCCCTTTGCCCACAGAACAGTCTGAAATGTTTGTGGCATGGTTTCCAATATGGTGCTGGAgacttattttttaatgtatattttattgaacTTTTTCATAGTAATTATCTAAGGAAGAGAAGATGTACAGaaagagaggaagaggaggattGGTTGGGGGTAAACAGTTCAACAGCATAATACACTGTACAGTAcaatgtttggggtttttttttttttaccaaatgttCAATCTGCCGGAGaggtatgtgtaaatatatacttttttttttttagtaaggccCCTTGTCATTAAGTCTATTGCAGACCCCAGCAAATGTTAGTAATGTTCCATTACTAATGCTCTCAGCAAATGGGGACTGAGAGCTTTAGCAATGGAATATATAgggtagaaaataaataaatctatattggTTGTATTGTCTCATCCGTTGCAGTCCATCCAAGCCAGTTAAGATGCTTAAACCACACAGAGGAGGAGATTAATCAGGGCAGGGGCCTCATTATAGCTAAGCCCGGGAGCCCAGGTGGATTGAAATGTAATAGGACGGTCATGCAGTGTACTCATATAGTTGAAAGGGAATATCTGCCAGATTTTATTAATGACTGCAGTTGTAGCAGGGGGTTCAGTTTGCTTCCAATTAGCGGCAACtgaacaaggtgctggaaaccttccttagagattctggtccatgtagCGTCACAGTTACTGTAGAGTTGGCGGCTGCAAATCTCCTGTTCTACCACATCCCGGGGTGGCTTCATGTTGCTTCTGACTCACCCATCTGCATGGCGCATCAGAAAtcgagattcatcagaccaggcaacattttATTAATCTCCGACCCTCCATGTTAATAAGCCTGGGCCCAGTGTAGCCTTAGTTCCATGTtgttagctgacaggagtggaacctggTGAGGTCTTCTGTTGCTCAGCCCAAAACCCTAATTTAAAGCATATTTGTGACCTTAGACAAGACACTTTACTCCTTGTGTCCACACACCAAAAACGAACTTAATTCTCAACTGggcaacaatatataaaaaaaattctgtgtacAGTACGTGACTGCAGGTTAATAATGGTATGCATCATATAAAGAGGAATAAATAATATAACTCTTGTGTACAAAGTCTATCACTAGGTTAGTACAGGTGGCAACAAAAATGTACTTTAACATGAAAATGATAATTTCAAATATAACAAAATTACTACAATGGATGTGAGGATCAATCCTATAATTTTCACAATATTATGGACATTGTCTGAactgttctttttttaatatgaGCAATGTGAAAATATTAAACCTGAATTTGGGGGTGAAATCCATTGTGCTGGTTTGATTCTCCATGCAGTCCTGCACAGTTGGGTTcttaacatattttttatatcCAAAGCACTCATCTTACAGTAAACATGGTGGGTCTGAGTCCgtaaggaaggtaaggcaaaaaaaggagtaaatgttctccgggacaaaccatgttacaatgcaaattaatttattattttgctcataagtgaaacactagctgtttttttttttcatctagcacataaatacttggtagctttattattacattaaaatttaaagttgatctaggacatgtcctccCCCAGATATAAATCTGTcttctcattttaaatttacctccccctccaatgcaacatggttttgcccagatgcaaagttactcattttttatgctttgctctccttatgtTTCAGGCCCTCTGTGTGCTCCTGTTCTATCATTGTTTTCTAGCTTTAATATTTCATTCTAGCTCAGCAGAGCACAATATATCATGATTGTCACTACTAAATGCAAATATCAAGAGGGATATGATTCTAGTGATGGTATAACCGTTgtccatgtgttttttttgttttttttaaacaagtgtttattgacGGTCATAAAGAATTAACAATGCAAAAGTATACATAGTATATCAAACAGAATATATTCAAATCGTTGTCCATGTGTTTTATTGGAAATCTATAATTGGAGGAAAGAAAATTATTCCTAGGCAGTCAAAGGTACATAGAAGTCCTAGATTCATTTATGGTGAATAATGGGTTATGTGCTTATTGCCCACCTGAGTGCCCTTATGACTTACACCTGGGTTCACCATAGCACCTGTCCAATCACATTGCAGCACCCACCTCCTCATCCTGATATAAATGGCCTGTGGTTAGTTTCAGTATTGGGAGCTGCAGGCAAGATGGGGTTGTCTAAGGAATGGTTAGGGATTGTAGCAGTGCTGTGGAGCTGTGCATTAGTGTGTTCAGTGCCTGGTACAGAGGAGTTTTTAGAAGATGTGTCTGATTTACATTGTGGGTCCAGTAAGATGCAGTTTTCTCTTCCCTCTGTGCCCATAGCGTTTATATCTGCCTTCACTGTATTGGGTGAGTAGTTCTGTCCTTTATTTCCTACCTTAAGAGAAATGACCGAACTGAAGTAAACTTCTCATTTAGTATTGCTGTCCCTACAAAACTGTTTCTAATCTAATGCTTTTCTGGTGGGGACAAAAAGTAGAAATGTATGAAAGGCTTTCTGACTGTGTAAGCTGACTTCACTGGCTATACATTAAGTGTTTGAAAAGATAGTGTTCTGTCTCTTGCAGCTAGAACTACTCTGCTCTATTTGAATTTAAATAAAATGGGCTGAGAATGGGATTTGGGATGGATCAGAAATATATtctatgaaaacaaaaaaaaccataagGTGGGTGAATAGATGTGAGGTGGGTGGAGTGATGGGAGTACCAATgactacagccccccccccccccccccggttggGGGAGGGGGTGCCATGGATATGGTCCAGGGTGTGGCTTTTGCAAAGGTATCTGAAAACTCAGTGCCAGGTGTAAATATATTTCTGCCATAAGGCAGAAGCTTGTAAATATTAAATGTGGAGTATGAATAAAGGAGAACCATTTAGAAACTTGTTTAACCAAAGTCCACTTATCATTCTATAAAATAGATCACTTTAACATCTCAATGTGTTTGCATCTTCAGCAAGTCTTGGCTCATTGGTATGTACTTGCTTTACAACAATCTTTTTCACAAATTACAATGCTTTATTACCCTTCTGTCTTCTACCCCTCCTGTATCTCCGCAAGGACTTTGGCTACAATGTGCTTATGTCTATTCATGGATGTAATACAAAATCATTACTTGTCATATTCAATGCACTGGGCTATGTTGTGTCCTAACAGTAGACTCTGCCTGTTGGATATAAGAGGTTTGGTGACAAACACATTGCTTGGTCTAGCTTTTATGTATCTGGTGAAAGCTGCTGTATTGCCTATAGAAGCCAGTAAGCCAGTTGCATGTAATAGGCCACTTATCACTTTCCTGTGTCTTCTGCTGACATGCCACTCTATatgctcatttttatttttttggctgaGGGTGTTATTAATGTGAAGGCAGACTACTGCTATGCTATACTATATATCTGTAAAATGACAAATCAACCTTTTTCTTGCTTAGTCTTTCAGGTTGCGTAAAGAATTGTCCTCAATGGCAAGCCTAAAACCGGCTTATAGCAATCAAATAAAGGACACTATATATAATTAAACTCTAGATCTGTTTCTAAAACTATAGTATGACTCTAGAATCCCTCATGGGCCAGAGGTAAGATGTAGACCTACTGCAGTACCACTTGCGGCCTGATGGGGCAGAGGTCTCCACATTGCATTCAGTATATCAGATATAATGCCCAATGGATCTATTGTAGCACTCCATGTATATGTAATCTGACTACTGCATCAAATGTTGTATTATAATGCATGTATGACTATATTGTGGTCCTATCCCTTACAGATCATAAAGGGAAGTCTCAAGGGCTCCATAATGACTCTACTTGTGGGTTTTGGGTAGGACAGAAACCAGATGGCTCAGTGATCATTGGTGCTTCCTATGATGGATGCTACATAAGAGAGGAGGTAAGGCAAAATACAAACCATGGCTAAAACACATAGTATAGTGGTGTAATAGGTTTGAGTAGTCAAATCTATCAATTTGCTGGGATGGGCACAATATATAGCCACCCTCTGGAATCTGATGTATTCCAACCCAATACAGTAGTGTTCAATCTAAATCTTTGGATAAAGAGGAATGTAAACCTTGGTTAAGACACCATATTGCCAAGTCCCAATAGCTTTTCTTCTAATGTACAAATGAGGAACATGAGTAAAATGTGTACATAAATGGTAAGCAGGAGAGTTGCTGATTATTGAATAATGCACACAATATAACGCATCAAATTTTCAAAAGGGGAGAAGTAAAGAGTACACTACCTGCTAGTTGGAGGCTCTAAGTAGTCAGAGGGGTTGTGCAAACATCAAGGGCTCTAGAATGCAAGGTGAGAAGGGGATCTGTGAAACTCTGCCCGGGCCTCTATACACAGCTACATTGGACAGGGGTATAGCAGAGGATGCTCGTGATGTATTCCATATGGTAAACCTGCCTTATGTAACTGATAGATGGAAGAGGAAGTGGTTCTGGATTCCTTCAAAAAAAGCTATCTGATGGTTCACAGCACTTAGGATATGTGTAATGAATCTTTGTGTGTTTTAGGGACCCCAGGAATGGAGCATAAAAATAAGGAATAGGAGGGAGAGGCAGCTAGGGAAATTTAATGATGTTGAAAATGAAATGGTGGATAGAGGCCCAGAAGGGAGTTAGTTATGGGTAGTGCCACCAAATGTGGGATGGTGTACCCATGTGTCCAAATAGATGCCAACATAGCTGAGAGGTGCCCAGAAAACATAGCATGGAGGCGCTGGGGAACTAAGTACCAGCAATGGAAAactttttgttaatttttatGCAAATCAAGTTTTGGAAAGGTTCAGATGAATTTTTGTCCCAGTCTTCTGTGGTGAGtttcccccatgtcctcctcccatttaatGTCATGTGGATCCTTGAGTAGGTGCTGATATTTTAAGACGAGACAATAGAAATTAGATACTAGTCCTCTAGAGAAAGTATCGTTCTGTTCCCTCCGCTCTAATGGGGAGGTCAGGAATACATTGAAGCCAGAGCCATGGATAGTCATACAGGTGGTGAAGTTGGAGGTAATTTGTGGGGGCAGAATGACAGGATATAATATTGTTTACTGACCTACAGATGAGGGAAAAATTTGAAAGGGGGCTAGGTCTGGGAGCAATTTA
This genomic interval carries:
- the LOC142152931 gene encoding zona pellucida sperm-binding protein 4-like, which encodes MVFSKEWVWFVVVLWSCILVFSTEGFLADVSDLQCGSNKMQFSFSSAPIAFISAFTVLDYEGKFQKLHNDSTCGIWVGEKPDGSMIIGAAYDGCYVREEKGDYKMTLVAEHIVNGQVEYHKRDVQCPVMPAMDAPRPSDCAAIQRSDRLPCANSSVSRDVCERLECCYSPSDSILPCYYGNKLTAQCTDGGQVLIAISKDLTVPSLLLDSAGVLNVDSTSCPMMSVAKTSAFILFQFPLSCGGASQVSENAILYDNTVYATKDVRTWQGSSITRDSTLRLTVRCSYSQTGVVPLQVEVLTLPPPLPVSTSGPLLLEMRIARDMQYASYYLDTEYPVIKVLRDPVYLEVRILRRTDPNLVLILYDCWATPSTDSTQQIQWPILVDRCPFVGDNYLTQLVPVGAPSQNMPFPTHYQRFIVSTFTFVDQSTQTALGGLVYFHCSASVCIPSATDSCTVKCASRKKRMADRWAPEDSLTTVTSNGPVLFIADELETSQDFSRKEEDHLGSSSDLTWLRGATAVGVILGVTLVAICLYRRQKGDALSIVNA